CTTCTTGTATCTCATCATCTTCAAGTAATCACCGAAATTCTTATTAATCAAAGAGATTGACTCCTCACCTAGATCAGATTTATTTGCTTCCTGAATTAGATTGTTGAAGGAGTCATCAGAAGCTTGTAACGCAATGGCCTTACCCTTATCTCTTTGTTGTAGATCCAAATTCATCTCAAATGTCCGGAGGGAGCTTATCAAATCTTCCAATTCAATGTAAACGTTTCTTTTGACTCATCAATGACACAGATCTTGATGTTAAACTATTGTGGAAGCGATCTCAATACCTTGATGACAAGCATTTCATTAGACAAAGGGTCACCGAGACTAAAAGCTTCATTAGCTATGTCCCAAAGTCTTCGATTTTACTCAACAATAATCTCATTTTCTTCCATCCTGAGGCTCTAAAATTTGGAGGTCAGCATTCTCAGTTTAGTTCTACGAACACTTTCTGATCCTTCACCATGTTTTTGGAGAATGTCCCAAGCGTCTTTGGCAGATGTGCCATTGGTAATAAGGTTGAACATGTTGACATCAACAGATGTGAAGATGTCATTGAGTGCTTTTGAGTTAAAATTTGAGTCTGAACCTCATCATTAGACTATGCATTCTCAGGTTTAACTCGGCTGTCACCATCTGCATAAATAATTCTGGGTGGTGACAAACCATCTAAGACCCGTTGCCAAGATCTTTTTTCGATGGATTTTATGTACATCCTCATCTTGACTTTCCAAAACGCATAATTCGATCCATCCAATACCCGTGGTCTACAGGCAGCACTTGAAGCCAATGCGTCCATTGATCTATCGTTATATTTCCTGTAAAAACAACAGTAAACCAGAATCAATCACTTAGTATATGAAGAGTTGtctttgataccacttgaaagggtgTTGATCATGAATGAACAGAAAACAAATTATGATGTGTGTATCAAAAGTTAGTGTTGTGCACCAGTGTTGTCAACATTAGCACACAACATGCagcgaaaattaattatttaacacaCACGTAAACTTTAATAACCAGaacaagataaaataaattatgcacAATTACGAATATTTGTGCAATGCCTCATGGCAAAtattcactagaaaatatgtaaattgtttacacaaaaacaatactagtgagaTTAACAAAAGTAAATTTCTTGACACTCCaataaattaaaatgcatcaaaaacTCAAACCAAATACTAAatgtataaacaaaaaaaatcgtaTTGCTTAAAATCAGACGAAACCACTCTTCACCCAACACTTCACGCAATGCTGTTCTTCGAGTGTCGTCAACACCAACCAGCAACATGGTAAAGTGATCACACGATCACGGAAAAACTTCTGAGCAAATAGATGTTGAACTCTTGTAATTTCTTCTCTGCGAAAACTCTTCAATCTATCCACACACACGCGGCTGTGAAACTCTTCCATATTTATATCCATTCCTTGACCTCAAGATAATTCCACAAAAATGtcctagaaaatatggaaacaaaatttttattagagataaaatatcttagagataaataatatattaaaaacaaatattctcataatctagaaagacaaaatctTAAATGTATAATATCAATTTAACATAATAATAAAGGAATGAAATATTCTTTTCAGTATTCAATGTCATTTGGGAAACATTTCAACGTGTTTGCAAGCTTTATGAATAATCCACTCGGAATTTTGCCAGAAATCCTGGAGTTACACATTTAGAAGTCTCTGCCCCTAGTTTTCTTGGTTAAATTATAATAGATGATGGTCAAATAAAAGCTAAATAATGTTTTCTTCCTCCCAATTCTCCATGCGATGTTTTTCGTACGTGTGGAAAAAAGCATGCAAGGCTGAATATGAGTGCAAGTCGCCCGTTGTTTATTCTTGAGCGTATGAGAGGTGTCAGATATTCTACATCGATTGGATTAAGTTGTAGGGAGTTGTACGTATAAACTTTGACGATCATTCCATTAACAATTAAAATAGCATCTGCCGTCCACAAATGGAAAACCATTAATTCTTTTTGGACTTGAGAtttgattttcatttaaaaagtTAACAATAACTTTCACTTTTATGATTTTCACGTTATCTTTATTTGTTTACTTACATCTGTTACTAAACCCGCAATTTCTGACAGATTCATCGTTTGCATGCATATACTACGGTTGCAATGTATGACTGTCGAAAGCAGAGTCACTTCATTTATTTGTTAGGAAATTACATAGCAATTTCTAAGCGTTCTTAGTCGTCGGCAGCTATTATTAATTGACAAGCCACATGATCATTTGATAATgtggattaattaattatatgagaaATCTAATAGAATACATTTCAATTAGCTTTTGTACTCTcaaaattgattaaaaatgtAGTAGATAAATTAATGTTAGAAGCTCAAGTTTGGTTCCGGTCGATCCCAAATACTTGTGTTTGAAATGTGAAATCGCTAGGAGGAAGTAGTTTTCTCATAGAATAATTTCGacctaaacaaaaaaaaaaaaaaaaaaaaaaaaaaaaagacaaagtaGTGCAAAATGCAAACATGACTTAAGGAAGTTTGGGTACGCATAGACTAAAATCTATCGTATTGGATACGACTTAGGCTCAAGCCAAAACAAACATAATTAAGCAATAGATCTATATAATAACTATTTCATATTTGTCTTAATTTTTACGAAAATTGTTTACCTTAGTTGTCAAACCTCGAGCTTGGGTTCGCGCCTACGTGACTACACAATGGgctcctatagcaactacttcatATTCGTCATCGCTTTaggaaaatgattaacccaagttgctatagaagtttATTGTCGTCCATtacaaactcattttaaatctttaatttttataaaatgagaaaaaaaaggtATCACAATTACCCCTCCTTCAGAGCGCGACGTCCTCATCATGACCTGACCCCTCGATTCACCAGCGCTGAGAATCTTGAGGTGGCTCCCGTCaggtagcactttgccccgtaggttcaagaggtggctcccatgcacgtagcatttTACCCCGCATAGCACTTATTCTCCGGTGTTCCTTGCTGGTGACCGTCTCTGATACCGTTCTGTCACGCCCCTGACTACACAATGAGCTCTTATAACAACTATTTCGTATTCGTCATCGctttaagaaaatgattaacctGGGTTGCAAGTCCATTTTAgtccattataaactcattttaaatatttaatttttactatATGAGACAAAAGGTATCACATTAGTTACTATTGGAATACATATCAACTCCTtataaaccattttaaaaattttttttagtcgAGGTGGGAAAATGGATACTAGtgagtattttttaaaaaagataggAAAGGGATTATTTTGCAATTTGAAGGATACAAAGCCGTCGTTtgtaattttacttttaattattttgtgtgAATATGTATAAATTAGATGATTATTGTAGATTATATTGCAGAGGCCACTATCTTGTCCGACACCAAACTTCTTAAAGCTTGTTGTTAAAGCTCGTGCCAGACCATTGACTACTTTTACGAAGTGAACAAGACTTTTCCTTCTCCTCCTTTGCGTGCTAATAATAATCGGGGGCGGATATGAAAATACTATCCCATTCCTGAATtcgcaataataataataaaattataaaaatattcacTGATCAACTCAATGGACTCGATATATATTTGAAACGGGAACGGATATTTAATCCGGACTCGTTGGGAAAGATGATTCCCCGATTAGAAACAACTTGGATGAGGGTGATAAATGTTGAACATCATCTTCTGCTTATAAAGAATTACCAGACAGTCCAGGTTGGGATTGAAAGAAATCAATATGTTTAATTATCTTCAAACTTACTATCCTTGGAGCACTCGCTGAATTCTGATCATATTGAACTTTAAGGAAGTGAAAATTTCCTACAAATTTATGATTTGTTGTGCTTATCCATTAGGCCGAGTACGTCGGCATAATGCTGCAGTCTCCTcctttgcaatttttttttaaaaaataagcagacgtttcagagtTTTGTTATGCAAGAAATTTCCAAGAAAGTTACGAGAATCGTGGTTTATTACTCTATAAAACAGAGGCTGGCATTGGGGAATGAATGAAGTTCTTTCTGCCATTTATTTCTATTCATAAACATGGGGAGCAAATTCAAATATTCATCGAATGTTAACTATGGTGGCATTGCATCAGTGCTGCTTCATATCAGGACTCATCCCCTCACGAAATCTCAAAAGAAATGGAGAGTTGCATGTATTGCCATCCATGTATTGCTATCTCTAGTGAAAAGGATTGATTCCAAGAAAAGAAAATCTAGTTCActgttttcaaatatattagCCCCTCCATCTCCCTTTCCCAGTTCTGCTCACACAGTTGTTGAAATTCAGCCGGTCACTACCAGTTTTCTTGATGAAGCTGAAAATAGTGATGGGCTGATCTCAGAAATTGACTATGTGAAGCTTACAGAAATTGTGAGGAACAAGAATTTAGCTGAGCTTCATGATATCTATGGGGATGTGGAAGCCATTGCCCGCTTGCTTGAATCCAGTAGAGAGAATGGGATCCAAGGAAATGAAACGGATCTCGTTACAAGAAAGAGGGCATTTGGTTCGAATACATACCAGAAGCCACCCCCAAAAGGGCTGATACATTTCATATTAGAAGCTTTTAAAGACACCACGATTCTGATTCTCCTTACTTGTGCTGCTCTTTCTCTGGCCTTTGGCATCAGAGAACATGGTCTGAGAGAGGGATGGTACGAGGGAGGAAGCATCTTTCTGGCGGTGTTCCTGGTGGTGGCAGTGTCTGCCTCCAGCAATTTCCGTCAAGAAAGGCAGTTTGACAAGCTCTCGAAGATCAGCAACGATATTAGGATCGATGTTGTGAGGGACGGAAGGCGGCAGAAAGTCTCCATTTTCGATGTAGTAGTTGGTGATGTCGTTTTCTTGACAATTGGTGATCAAGTTCCTGCTGATGGATTATTCATCGATGGGCATTCGTTTCAAGTAGACGAATCGAGCATGACAGGGGAGAGCGATCATGTTGAAGTAGATTCAATGCATAATCCTTTTTTGTTGTCCGGTTCAAAGGTGGCCGATGGATATTCAAAAATGCTAGTCATATCAGTTGGGATGAACACTGCCTGGGGCGAGATGATGAGCTCGATTACTCGAGATTCCAACGAGCAAACACCATTGCAAGAACGCCTGAACAGACTGACCTCTTCAATCGGAAAAGTAGGCCTTTCCGTGGCATGTTTAGTCCTTTCGGTAATGCTGATTCGTTATTTCACTAGAAACACGGAAGATGTAAATGGGAGACGAGAATTCCACGGGAGCGATAGGAACTTAAATGACGTTTTCAACACAGTTTTGAGAATAGTCTCTACTGCTGTGACCATTGTGGTTGTGGCTATTCCTGAAGGCCTCCCATTAGCTGTCACGTTAACTCTCGCGTATTCAATGAAACGGATGATGGCTGATCAGGCGATGGTGAGGAAGCTTTCGGCTTGCGAAACAATGGGCTCAGCAACAGTTATCTGCACGGACAAAACAGGCACTTTAACATTGAATCAAATGAAAGTGACCAAGTTTTGGATAGGTTACGAAGAAATCAAGCAAGAAATTTCTCGAGTTATTTCTCGAGATcttattgaatcattttatcaaggAGTTGCTTTCAACACCACAGGTAGCATATTTAAGCCTAAATCAGGATCTTTAGTAATTGAGTATTCTGGCAGTCCAACTGAGAAGGCATTACTTTCGTGGGCTGTCCAAGATTGGGGTATGGATATCGAAAAGCTGAAGCAAGATTACACTATTCTTCATGTTGAAACTTTCAGTTCAGTGAAAAAACGAAGCGGGGTCTTGCTCAGAAACAAATATGATAACTTCTGTTATGCACACTGGAAGGGTGCCGCAGAGATGGTACTAGCAACGTGCTCAAATTACTACAATATAACCGGAGAAATGAAGCCAATAAGCGAAGATGACAGAAACAAATTCGAAAATATCATAGAAGGAATGGCAGCTAGCAGTCTCCGATGCATTGCATTTGCGTCCAAGCGAATGGAACCTGGAGAATGTCATTCCAATGCAGATGAGAAGTATACTATTAATGAACGAGAGTTGACCTTACTTGGGATAGTTGGTATGAAGGATCCCTGCAGACCTGGTGCAGGAAAAGCCATTCAGTCCTGCAGAAATGCGGGTGTCAACATCAAGATGATCACCGGTGACAACCTTTTCACAGCCAAGGCCATAGCCACTGAATGTGGGATACTCGATTCAAATCAACAAGTTGCCATCGGAGAAGTCATTGAAGGCATCGAGTTCAGAAACTACACACCCGAAGAACGCTTGCTCAAGGTGGACAACATCAAAGTGATGGCTAGATCGTCCCCTATAGACAAACTTCTCATGGTTCAATGCCTAAAACAGAAAGGGCATGTCGTAGCAGTAACCGGTGACGGAACAAATGATGCACCAGCACTGAAGGAAGCAGATGTAGGCCTTTCAATGGGTATTCAAGGAACAGAGGTGGCTAAGGAGAGCTCGGATATTGTAATCCTAGACGACGACTTCTCCACTGTTGCCACAGTCTTGCGTTGGGGGAGATGCGTTTATAACAACATCCAGAAATTCATCCAATTCCAGCTCACGGTTAATGCTGCCGCCCTGGTCATCAATTTCATAGCCGCTGTTTCAGATGGAGATGTGCCACTCACAACCGTTCAGCTGCTGTGGGTAAACCTGATCATGGACACGTTAGGCGCACTCGCTCTTGCCACGGAACGGCCCACAGACGAACTTATGCTTAAACCTCCCGTGGGTCGAACCGAGCCCCTGATCTCTAACGCCATGTGGAGAAATCTTCTGGCACAGGCCCTATACCAGATAGTTATCCTCTTAACCTTACAGTTCAAGGGAAGGTCGATCTTCCACGTGAACGAAGAGGTAAAAAACACCCTCATTTTCAACATTTTTGTGCTTTGCCAGGTTTTCAACGAATTCAATTCCAGGAagattgaaaagaagaatgtgtTCACGGGGATACATAAGAGCAGATTGTTTCTTGGAATAATAGGAATAACTATCATTCTGCAGATTATTATGGTTGAGTTCTTGAAGAACTTTGCTGACACCGTGCGATTGAGTTTCGGGCAATGGGGTGTTTGTGTTGGGATTGCGTCTTTGACTTGGCCGATTGGTTGGATTATGAAGTTTGTGCCAGTTCCTAAGAGGCCTTTTTTCAGTCACATGAAAAAAATGCTTTCATTCTAGTTAAGGAGAAATCATCAGATTATAAATAAACCAGTAGAACATGCATGCGTGGGTGACGTACACTATGAAATTATTTATCTAAATAACTATGATTTGTtcaatatttttcttgtttgtttttcacCTCAATCGATttcttttcatattttgatataattggtttttctcttttattacTTGAACATGTTTATGGTATGTGATCTTCTTATTTTATCTATCTGAATCGTTCACGTTTATGGTCTTTTTTTAGATtatgtttcttgtgagacagtctcacgaatatttatatgtgaaacgggtcagtcctaccgatattcacaataaaaagtaatactcttaacataaaaagtaatattttttcatggatggcccaaataagagatttatctcacaaaatacgacccgtgagaccgtctcacacaagtttttgctttttttttatttctttggtTTTCTTTTTAAGAGCCACTCGATTTTTCCGTAACTTCCATCACCATTTACATCGCATCATTTTTTTATGTGACTAATTTGTCCAATTTTAATTGAAACTTGTGTGGTTCCTTGATGGGTTacagaaaatatttttcttttcatcttCATTGTTTCCTTCTTTATGACATTTTTCATCATTTCGGATGTACAATATCTCTGATGTTTATAaatattcacaaaaaaatttgttctaTTTTATCCAAACCATTTTCCTTGTAATACATATCTGATTTGACTATTTATTCCTcggtttgaaaataaaatccatTACGTTTACAAAGTTCGAACGACACAGAActttttaatataaaacaatGAATTTAGTATATTACACTTTTTCCTTCCTTTTTATTTCGTATCACCAAATAAAGATAATACTTTTAATCTTTCCCTTCATAATTTCTGCTTCATGGTCAAGATTTAAAACAATGTTTTTAAAATCGTACAGGACCATTCGGTTCGACAAGCTCGAACGAGAATCGATTACGGATTTGGTCCGGAACAATCATATAATCTGTTTTTACGGTCAAACTGATCAGAACGGGTCAAGAACCTATCCGACCAGTTCAccatttttaacttttttttcaaaaaaatcgactttgttattttctttaaaaaaattatgtaaaacatttaaattagGGTTGTAAACGAtacaaaccaaaccaaacagtatcaagcttgagcttggtttgtttaagattgtttgaggctcgagctcgattcgagcttctattatcaggctcgagctcggtttgtattgaaattactgagctcgaaaaaagctcgagctcggctcgttaaaagctcTTTTAGTATGTTTATCAAGCcaggctcgagcttgattcattaatagcttgtttagcatgtttaacaagcctgacttgagctcgtctcgttttcgagctcgataagcatagaattgagctcgcgtttgagtttgagtttgaatcgagcttgttaaaaattaaatatatctataaaataattttaaatcagacataaaaatataaattcattcataaataaccaaaacgacacaaataagagctaaaaaacataaatcagtatattattgaacattccaaaatcatacatctagaatattcattatatactgatatcacaaaaatcatgcatctaaaatattcattatatacatctagaatattcattaaatatagtagATTGAAGAGAGCACATCATTATGAGATGAATTcgacataattaacttaaattattgattaatgacAAATGGCATAtcaatttaacatgtaaaatttttaattagcCTTCATAGACTAATAGTAAAGTTActcaacttgtatatgactcggttatgtaaatttttagggaaaaagaataagttgatgtatatttgttaatttattttatttattgtattttaaagaacattttagtataatgatatgaaaataagattaaaaatgtaattgtgactaGATGAtgtgaattcatcatttttttcaaacatgtctTGTATTCAGTTTCTTCCATTGACATTAATactgatatttttatttgtcaactcaataAATGATCCAAGctcaagcttacgagccacctaaacgactcgagcttgagctcgagcttacgagccacctaaacgagccgagctcgag
This window of the Primulina huaijiensis isolate GDHJ02 chromosome 3, ASM1229523v2, whole genome shotgun sequence genome carries:
- the LOC140973380 gene encoding calcium-transporting ATPase 12, plasma membrane-type-like — its product is MGSKFKYSSNVNYGGIASVLLHIRTHPLTKSQKKWRVACIAIHVLLSLVKRIDSKKRKSSSLFSNILAPPSPFPSSAHTVVEIQPVTTSFLDEAENSDGLISEIDYVKLTEIVRNKNLAELHDIYGDVEAIARLLESSRENGIQGNETDLVTRKRAFGSNTYQKPPPKGLIHFILEAFKDTTILILLTCAALSLAFGIREHGLREGWYEGGSIFLAVFLVVAVSASSNFRQERQFDKLSKISNDIRIDVVRDGRRQKVSIFDVVVGDVVFLTIGDQVPADGLFIDGHSFQVDESSMTGESDHVEVDSMHNPFLLSGSKVADGYSKMLVISVGMNTAWGEMMSSITRDSNEQTPLQERLNRLTSSIGKVGLSVACLVLSVMLIRYFTRNTEDVNGRREFHGSDRNLNDVFNTVLRIVSTAVTIVVVAIPEGLPLAVTLTLAYSMKRMMADQAMVRKLSACETMGSATVICTDKTGTLTLNQMKVTKFWIGYEEIKQEISRVISRDLIESFYQGVAFNTTGSIFKPKSGSLVIEYSGSPTEKALLSWAVQDWGMDIEKLKQDYTILHVETFSSVKKRSGVLLRNKYDNFCYAHWKGAAEMVLATCSNYYNITGEMKPISEDDRNKFENIIEGMAASSLRCIAFASKRMEPGECHSNADEKYTINERELTLLGIVGMKDPCRPGAGKAIQSCRNAGVNIKMITGDNLFTAKAIATECGILDSNQQVAIGEVIEGIEFRNYTPEERLLKVDNIKVMARSSPIDKLLMVQCLKQKGHVVAVTGDGTNDAPALKEADVGLSMGIQGTEVAKESSDIVILDDDFSTVATVLRWGRCVYNNIQKFIQFQLTVNAAALVINFIAAVSDGDVPLTTVQLLWVNLIMDTLGALALATERPTDELMLKPPVGRTEPLISNAMWRNLLAQALYQIVILLTLQFKGRSIFHVNEEVKNTLIFNIFVLCQVFNEFNSRKIEKKNVFTGIHKSRLFLGIIGITIILQIIMVEFLKNFADTVRLSFGQWGVCVGIASLTWPIGWIMKFVPVPKRPFFSHMKKMLSF